One part of the Pseudodesulfovibrio alkaliphilus genome encodes these proteins:
- the aroA gene encoding 3-phosphoshikimate 1-carboxyvinyltransferase — protein sequence MSQAAVTVTAPPSKSLSHRTLIAAALADGTSEISGALDSDDITRTRDCLTACGATIEERGDMLVVTGMKNGPAGGNADGKHKDEPPVQLFMHESGTTCRLMTAVAAAGRGAFRIHGAPRMHERPMAELTDALAALGAAFSFEAEPGHLPFVMTTKGYSGKQVGITLEESSQYLSGLLLGAPLAERETVINISGQKAVSWPYVALTLRIMEDFKAGFEVEIRKEDGWHPVPWRSVKVVNPGAVRFMVKPTGYRPAHYRVEGDWSNASYFMAAGAVGRLPVLLKGLVADSLQGDRAIMDILSQMGATIKVSFDGIEVAPGPLRGIEIDMGRCPDLVPTVAAVAAFAATPTTITNVGHLRIKETDRLAACAKELARTGCRTSITDDTLLIRPGLLPRDKTVEFTTYGDHRMAMSMSLFTLAGADAVLDNPACVGKSFPGFFDQWATIVEANRTAL from the coding sequence ATGAGCCAAGCCGCTGTCACCGTCACCGCACCACCGTCCAAGTCCCTGTCGCACCGCACGCTCATCGCCGCCGCCCTGGCAGACGGCACTTCCGAGATCAGCGGCGCTCTGGACAGCGACGACATCACCCGCACCCGGGACTGCCTGACCGCCTGCGGGGCGACCATCGAGGAGCGCGGCGACATGCTCGTGGTGACGGGTATGAAGAACGGCCCGGCAGGTGGCAATGCCGACGGCAAGCACAAGGACGAGCCCCCGGTCCAACTCTTCATGCACGAATCCGGCACCACCTGCCGGTTGATGACCGCCGTGGCTGCCGCCGGACGCGGCGCCTTCAGGATTCACGGCGCACCCCGCATGCACGAACGGCCCATGGCCGAACTGACCGATGCCCTGGCAGCCCTCGGTGCCGCATTCTCCTTTGAGGCCGAGCCGGGACATCTCCCCTTTGTCATGACCACCAAGGGATATTCCGGGAAACAGGTCGGGATCACCCTGGAGGAAAGCAGTCAGTACCTTTCGGGCCTGCTCCTGGGGGCCCCCCTGGCCGAACGCGAAACAGTCATCAACATCTCCGGCCAAAAGGCCGTGTCCTGGCCCTACGTGGCCCTGACCCTGCGCATCATGGAGGATTTCAAGGCCGGATTCGAGGTGGAAATCCGAAAAGAGGACGGATGGCATCCCGTTCCCTGGCGTTCTGTCAAGGTCGTAAACCCCGGAGCGGTCCGCTTTATGGTCAAACCCACCGGGTACCGGCCCGCCCACTACCGCGTGGAGGGCGACTGGTCCAATGCCAGCTACTTCATGGCGGCCGGGGCGGTGGGCAGACTGCCCGTGCTGCTCAAGGGACTGGTAGCCGATTCGCTCCAGGGCGACAGGGCCATCATGGACATCTTAAGCCAGATGGGCGCGACCATAAAGGTCTCCTTCGACGGCATCGAGGTTGCGCCTGGCCCCCTGCGCGGTATCGAGATCGACATGGGCCGCTGCCCGGACCTGGTGCCCACCGTGGCCGCTGTGGCCGCCTTTGCCGCAACGCCCACCACCATCACCAATGTGGGCCATCTGCGCATCAAGGAGACCGACCGCCTCGCGGCCTGCGCCAAGGAACTGGCCCGCACCGGCTGCCGTACCAGCATCACCGACGACACCCTCTTGATCAGGCCGGGGCTGCTGCCCCGCGACAAGACCGTGGAGTTCACCACCTACGGCGACCACCGCATGGCCATGTCCATGTCCCTGTTCACCCTGGCCGGGGCGGACGCCGTCCTTGACAACCCGGCCTGCGTCGGCAAATCATTCCCGGGCTTCTTCGACCAATGGGCCACCATTGTCGAAGCCAACCGGACAGCCCTGTAA
- a CDS encoding 3-dehydroquinate synthase II family protein → MKSIIFKAIPFDKTALTLALESGVDGIMVEAEQVAAVQALGRVSVITPEDMPAIALNRKSDEEEAVGRIRQGENILLAKGWEIIPVENILAQVDTLALECENHDRAVLAAGILERGCDTIVVLPEGAADLKRIVSTLKLSQGTMELETATVTAIEPTGLGHRVCVDTISVLRRGQGMLVGNSSAFTFLVHAETESNPYVAARPFRVNAGAVHAYTRMPGDKTTYLEELAAGTDVLIVGADGSTSLATVGRVKVEIRPMLLVTAEVRSKDGNRQGQVFLQNAETIRVVSDKGDPVSVVSLKVGDKILVKTDEAGRHFGMRIQEDIKES, encoded by the coding sequence ATGAAATCCATCATCTTCAAAGCCATTCCCTTTGACAAGACAGCGCTCACCCTGGCCCTGGAGTCGGGTGTTGACGGAATCATGGTCGAGGCGGAACAGGTGGCCGCGGTCCAGGCCCTTGGCCGGGTCTCGGTCATCACGCCTGAGGACATGCCCGCCATCGCCCTGAACAGGAAATCCGACGAGGAAGAGGCTGTGGGGCGCATCAGGCAGGGGGAGAACATTCTCCTGGCCAAAGGCTGGGAAATCATTCCGGTGGAAAACATCCTGGCCCAGGTGGACACCCTGGCCCTGGAATGCGAGAATCATGATCGGGCGGTCCTTGCCGCCGGCATCCTGGAGCGCGGCTGCGACACCATCGTGGTCCTGCCCGAGGGCGCGGCTGACTTGAAACGCATCGTCTCCACCCTCAAACTCTCCCAGGGCACCATGGAACTTGAAACCGCCACCGTCACAGCCATCGAACCCACCGGCCTCGGTCACCGCGTCTGCGTGGATACCATCTCCGTGCTCAGGCGCGGCCAGGGAATGCTTGTGGGCAACTCCAGCGCCTTCACCTTTCTGGTTCACGCCGAGACGGAGTCCAACCCCTATGTGGCCGCAAGGCCCTTCCGGGTCAATGCGGGCGCTGTCCACGCCTACACCCGAATGCCCGGCGACAAGACCACCTATCTTGAGGAGCTGGCCGCCGGGACCGACGTTCTCATCGTCGGCGCGGACGGCTCCACCTCCCTGGCCACCGTGGGCCGGGTCAAGGTCGAAATCCGCCCCATGTTGCTCGTCACAGCAGAGGTCAGGAGCAAGGACGGCAACCGTCAGGGCCAGGTATTTCTGCAAAACGCGGAAACCATCCGCGTGGTCAGCGACAAGGGCGATCCCGTTTCCGTGGTCTCCCTCAAGGTCGGCGACAAAATCCTGGTCAAGACCGATGAGGCCGGACGCCATTTCGGCATGCGAATTCAGGAAGACATCAAGGAATCCTAG
- the pheA gene encoding prephenate dehydratase, with translation MKDTIDTDDTPDLGELRDRIDRIDRQIVDLLNRRAEVSLGVGRYKAARHEPIYMPFREQEVLNKIAQSSPGPLPDKHLRTIYREIMSSSRHLQRPERVVYLGPEGTFSYFAAIEHMGSAADLTPKNNFEEIFRAVAEEGAELGVIPLENSIEGTVGQVVDLFMKYTVHIQAEVFSRISHCLISNAAHIEDVEVVYSHPQPLGQCRDWLRNNLRDVPTIPMESTAEAAKTVADKKATAVVGHAKLADMHGMNVLAQSIEDIPDNWTRFLIIGASPSRENKRDKTTLLFTLPDKPGALARVLTTIAHQSINMTKLESRPFRGEKWKYVFFTDLECDLSKAKYEEVLEDIRQQCHTLRVLGTYPTQEERP, from the coding sequence ATGAAAGACACCATCGACACAGACGACACGCCCGACCTGGGCGAGTTGCGCGACAGGATCGACCGGATCGACCGGCAGATCGTGGACCTGCTCAACCGCAGGGCAGAGGTAAGTCTCGGCGTGGGCCGCTACAAGGCTGCGCGTCATGAGCCCATATACATGCCCTTTCGCGAACAGGAGGTGCTCAACAAGATCGCCCAGTCGAGCCCGGGACCTCTGCCCGACAAGCACCTGCGCACCATCTATCGGGAGATCATGAGCTCCTCGCGCCATCTGCAGCGACCCGAGCGCGTGGTCTATCTCGGCCCCGAGGGCACCTTCTCCTATTTCGCGGCCATCGAACACATGGGCAGCGCCGCCGACCTGACACCCAAGAACAACTTTGAGGAAATCTTCCGGGCCGTGGCCGAAGAAGGTGCAGAGCTAGGCGTCATCCCGCTTGAAAACTCCATCGAAGGCACCGTGGGCCAGGTTGTGGACCTGTTCATGAAATACACGGTCCACATCCAGGCCGAGGTCTTCAGTCGCATCAGTCACTGCCTCATCTCCAACGCCGCGCACATTGAGGATGTTGAGGTGGTCTACTCCCATCCCCAGCCCCTTGGCCAATGCCGCGACTGGCTGCGCAACAACCTGCGCGATGTCCCCACCATCCCCATGGAATCCACGGCCGAGGCCGCCAAGACCGTGGCGGACAAAAAGGCCACCGCCGTGGTAGGCCACGCCAAACTGGCCGACATGCACGGCATGAACGTCCTGGCCCAGTCCATCGAGGACATCCCGGACAATTGGACCCGGTTCCTGATCATCGGGGCCTCGCCATCCAGGGAGAACAAGCGCGACAAGACCACCCTGCTCTTCACCCTGCCCGACAAGCCCGGTGCATTGGCCAGGGTGCTGACCACCATCGCCCATCAGTCCATCAACATGACCAAGCTGGAATCGCGTCCTTTCCGGGGCGAAAAATGGAAATACGTCTTCTTCACCGACCTCGAATGCGATCTGAGCAAGGCCAAGTACGAGGAAGTGCTGGAAGATATCAGGCAACAATGCCACACCCTGCGGGTGCTCGGCACCTACCCCACCCAGGAGGAAAGGCCATGA